Proteins encoded by one window of Anticarsia gemmatalis isolate Benzon Research Colony breed Stoneville strain chromosome 15, ilAntGemm2 primary, whole genome shotgun sequence:
- the LOC142978859 gene encoding uncharacterized protein LOC142978859 translates to MNLINFLVIILVISVLEVNAEVKDHCANVKAPLAGIRKKRHLTFPTGTAFVMTLSLLKAIMVHAPSGWNVAVEIDVIFPMLSPEMTNALFRKKFHHRQKRELWETIENALEGYNFNGRACIYRSICEAGRHLAPLGKSLVHDILRSIFTAPVHEAEFKEEFSETYQEILEPDLCERVHDCPISLLEAILQLNKKT, encoded by the exons ATGAACCTAATAAATTTTCTTGTAATAATTCTCGTGATAAGTGTTCTGGAGGTGAATGCAGAGGTGAAGGATCATTGTGCCAATGTGAAGGCTCCTTTGGCCGGGATAAGGAAGAAGAGGCATTTGACGTTTCCGACCGGGACTGCTTTTGTT ATGACCCTATCATTACTAAAAGCAATCATGGTCCACGCCCCATCAGGGTGGAACGTCGCTGTAGAGATTGACGTCATCTTCCCTATGCTGTCTCCAGAGATGACGAACGCTTTGTTTCGGAAGAAGTTCCATCATCGACAGAAGAGAGAGTTGTGGGAGACTATCGAGAATGCTCTTGAAGG TTACAACTTCAATGGGCGGGCTTGTATTTATCGAAGCATATGTGAAGCTGGCCGGCACTTGGCTCCGCTGGGCAAATCGCTGGTGCATGATATTTTGAGGAGCATCTTCAC TGCTCCAGTCCACGAAGCAGAATTTAAGGAAGAATTCAGTGAAACATATCAAGAAATTTTGGAGCCGGACCTTTGCGAGAGAGTTCACGATTGCCCTATCTCACTATTAGAAGCTATCTTACAACTAAATAAAAAGACTTAG
- the LOC142978919 gene encoding uncharacterized protein LOC142978919 gives MNSWLPFLVKVLVLQTVISENVRDNGNSTVNEFPEENEGSRALSRRKRFVIFPDGSSMQLVFCTQMMAVIPIGDIFLFGHTASLAWTLPSDPKYIYMFKDIQRPLRRSDEVTKTVNYLDEDGRIIARVPYKKKYIVNPAFAKRSVDDNQISFKDKLKVKIDRQKLHERHMNRDFLKTEHMDKDAIEFHRSNRLELYEKVEKLITALGRDGRQCVLYKLCEAAQRRRGQGTFLQEFLTVVFTLPKGKKFEMDKHREYDEAHTETDDCMERYPGCVERHDS, from the exons ATGAATAGTTGGTTGCCATTTTTAGTTAAAGTTCTAGTTCTTCAGACAGTAATTAGTGAAAATGTAAGGGACAATGGAAATAGTACGGTAAATGAATTTCCCGAGGAAAATGAAGGATCAAGAGCGTTGTCGAGACGAAAGAGATTCGTAATATTTCCAGATGGAAGCTCCATGCAACTCG tATTTTGTACTCAAATGATGGCAGTCATCCCGATCGGTGATATTTTCCTGTTCGGTCATACGGCATCGTTAGCTTGGACCCTACCTTCGGACCCTAAGTACATCTACATGTTCAAGGACATACAAAGACCCTTGCGACGAAGTGATGAGGTGACGAAAACTGTGAACTACTTGGATGAAGACGGCAGGATCATAGCTAGAGTTCCgtataaaaa GAAATACATCGTCAATCCAGCATTCGCGAAGAGAAGTGTAGATGACAACCAAATATCATTCAAAGACAAGCTCAAAGTGAAGATAGACAGGCAAAAGTTACACGAGAGACATATGAATCGGGACTTTCTGAAGACAGAACATATGGACAAAGACGCGATCGAGTTCCATAGAAGTAATCGACTGGAACTGTATGAGAAAGTGGAGAAACTGATTACTGC GCTCGGGCGAGACGGGCGGCAGTGCGTTCTTTATAAACTATGCGAGGCCGCGCAACGCCGCCGCGGGCAAGGGACATTCCTGCAAGAATTCCTTACTGTTGTCTTCAC TCTACCGAAAGGCAAGAAGTTCGAAATGGACAAGCACAGAGAGTACGACGAGGCCCACACTGAGACTGATGACTGCATGGAACGATACCCCGGATGTGTTGAACGTCATGATTCTTAA
- the LOC142978824 gene encoding uncharacterized protein LOC142978824, translating into MSCYWILMSLICVVVGSTADDEEEHKLRTKRQINALPLVYPYGATYKLIVGMSAPIKSEDYISLAFAANFQFQYLQFQNNTEISQHYFIKTVSREQREADILSRRDERLTFYKTAAEMMRMKGMDGDECVLRAICEAAQYPVEEEGLVGELIHILLTPDYGRSPFDEKDQEFEDMMSPYNDAATAGRQMFNCPSIYPGCPEGQGVMEMISILREE; encoded by the exons TTGCTATTGGATTTTGATGTCACTTATCTGTGTGGTCGTTGGCTCGACAGCTGATGATGAAGAGGAGCACAAGTTGAGGACCAAAAGACAAATCAACGCTTTGCCTCTAGTATACCCTTATGGAGCTACTTATAAG tTGATCGTCGGTATGTCAGCCCCAATAAAATCTGAAGACTACATAAGCCTGGCATTTGCAGCAAACTTCCAGTTCCAGTACTTGCAGTTTCAGAACAACACAGAGATATCACAGCATTACTTCATTAAGACCGTGTCGAGAGAACAGAGGGAGGCGGATATATTGTCCCGGCGAGATGAAAGACTGACGTTCTATAAGACTGCTGCTGAAATGATGCGGAT GAAGGGAATGGATGGAGACGAATGCGTTCTCCGAGCGATATGTGAAGCTGCGCAATATCCCGTCGAAGAAGAAGGTTTGGTGGGAGAATTAATTCATATTCTGTTAAC ACCCGACTATGGCCGATCTCCGTTTGATGAAAAAGACCAGGAGTTCGAAGACATGATGTCGCCATACAACGACGCCGCCACTGCTGGAAGGCAGATGTTCAACTGTCCTTCCATTTACCCTGGATGCCCTGAAGGTCAGGGGGTCATGGAGATGATCAGCATACTTAGAGAAGAATGA
- the LOC142978872 gene encoding uncharacterized protein LOC142978872, with product MNLLVKYLFLLFVLGTLANENVNETTGLGEYRKSEVLSRRKRFLIFTEGSSFQLVFCTTYPMIFTIGDIFLWGSTAALAWELPQDPYSPFRHHADPIHRRMDTKTIYYTDESGMVIGKKPFHRKPIVNPAFAKRSVDVLDKKGTLEKFKIDRKQMHASENKRGYLKSMEQRSVEFHRTSRASLYQKIETLLHGLGMNGKHCVMKTLCLVHQAKEPQGTFFQEIMRTVFTLPKNALPDEHTKYDAAHTTESCDDLYPECDEPLRDTDSPTFSH from the exons ATGAATTTGttagtaaagtatttatttttgttgtttgtgcTAGGAACACTAGcaaatgaaaatgttaatgaaaCTACTGGATTAGGGGAATATAGGAAAAGTGAAGTATTGTCTAGAAGGAAAAGGTTCCTTATATTTACTGAAGGTAGCTCTTTTCAATTGG TATTCTGCACAACATATCCGATGATTTTCACGATAGGAGACATTTTCCTCTGGGGCAGTACAGCAGCCTTAGCGTGGGAGCTACCACAGGATCCTTACTCACCGTTCAGGCATCACGCTGATCCAATTCATAGGAGAATGGACACTAAGACTATTTACTATACGGATGAAAGTGGAATGGTGATTGGCAAGAAGCCTTTTCACAG AAAACCCATAGTGAATCCGGCTTTCGCGAAACGGAGCGTCGACGTGCTCGACAAAAAAGGAACTTTAGAGAAATTCAAAATAGACAGGAAACAGATGCATGCCTCGGAAAACAAACGGGGATATTTGAAAAGCATGGAGCAACGGAGCGTCGAATTTCACAGGACTAGTCGCGCCTCGCTGTACCAGAAAATAGAAACGTTGCTTCACGG TCTTGGCATGAACGGTAAACACTGTGTGATGAAGACTTTATGTTTAGTGCACCAAGCAAAGGAACCACAAGGGACGTTCTTCCAGGAAATTATGAGAACTGTTTTTAC gttACCAAAAAACGCTTTACCAGATGAACATACCAAATACGACGCAGCCCATACTACCGAATCTTGCGACGACCTGTACCCAGAATGTGATGAGCCCTTACGAGATACAGACTCTCCTACTTTTTCACACTGA
- the LOC142978989 gene encoding uncharacterized protein LOC142978989, which produces MYRFLQLCCLCYVFVIAFILIDFGNANQTHHLQKRYLSFRNMTRSFLRINFKANIIPWNQIFAQAIGFRMNWDNPPDTFRYYKHHHHHPVHRRSVYNHLEELLEKNGLNGFHCVRRTICEMETILEPQKIYHKLLKMVFRQQSSMTEKWHNKTSEDCVTSISMCPFSMLDVSLYTDTV; this is translated from the exons ATGTACAGATTTCTTCAATTATGTTGCCTGTGTTATGTGTTCGTTATagcgtttattttaatagactttGGTAACGCTAACCAGACCCATCATTTACAGAAGAGGTATTTAAGCTTCAGGAATATGACACGTTCCTTT CTCCGTATAAACTTCAAAGCAAATATAATACCATGGAATCAAATCTTCGCTCAGGCGATAGGGTTCCGTATGAACTGGGACAATCCTCCTGACACATTTAGATATTATAAACACCATCACCACCATCCTGTACATAGAAGAAGTGTTTATAACCATCTAGAAGAATTACTGGAGAA AAACGGCCTGAATGGTTTCCACTGCGTCCGGCGAACCATTTGTGAAATGGAAACGATCCTCGAGCCACAAAAAATATACCACAAACTGTTAAAAATGGTGTTCAG GCAGCAGTCTTCAATGACGGAGAAATGGCACAACAAGACTTCTGAAGATTGTGTGACTTCGATCTCAATGTGTCCGTTTTCAATGCTGGATGTATCACTCTATACGGATACGGTATAA